The DNA segment TGTGAGGAGGGCAAAAAAAACCTATCTCCTCGAACTAAAGAAATGCCCTTATACTTGGGCAAAACACGTGTTTCTTGGTcctatttgataatcatttggttttttatttttagtttttcaaaattaagcctataaacatcatttccacctccaaattttttgctttgttatttactttttaccaatgttttaaaaaactaagccaagttttaaaaattaaaaaaaaaaaatttaaaagtagttttatttttagaattaagcTCCTTAGAACTCAGGGACATAGTTGTACAACCAATAGACCAGATCCTTTTCAAGTAACGTCGTTTTGGAATtaagctaagaattcaactcttgtatttaagaaagatgtaaaacaTCCTAAGAAATTAGGAGAAAATAGGCTCAGTTTTCAAAAACtgaaaatcaaaactaaatgattatcaaatggagCCTTAATTTCACTATGCAGATTAGCCATTGCTAAGATGATGCGTCGAAGTTTGTACTATAAGTTGTTTAAAGCTAAGATAAGAAGATACAATTATTATCATCCCGCAAGCTGAGAAGAATAAGCATTTTAATTTTACCATACAAAGAATTTTGGAAGGCAAACAAATCATCTTACATTTAACAGAATCGACCAGACAATTTTTTGTTTACCTGAAATATTCTGATTGTAGCTCTCACGCAATTGCTTAACATTCATGAAGTTACTCGACACCGACGCATTGGCATGGGAAAGAAAAGGTCCTTTGCTACCATTTTTACATTTCTGCACATacacaatacaaaattaaaatgcatattcaaaatttgttttttctattGTTCTCATCGAACAAAAATCTAATCACTATCAAATCAGCCCTAACCTTAAGTTGATGATAGCTTTCGACCCATTTCGATTTTGAAGAATTATACAATACAAGCCTTTTAAGAGTCTTGCAGTCTTCAATCTTTGTTCCAAGGAAGGAAGCATCAAAAACACCCTCGCTAAGCAGTTGTTGGAAGGAAGTTAAATTCTCCTTGAAATAGGGGCTATTAAACATGCTCTCGAGGCTGCAAACAAAACAACACAGGAATCTAACATGTGATTTTCTTGATCACCCCCAGTTCTAATTTCATACAGCATGGTGATGTAGTGTGAGTAAACTAGTAATGTTTTAGATTCAAGTCAAACATTAAATATGTATTGAAATGCTTTTTTTCCGTTTACGTGATGTTGCCATCACAAGTCAATGATATGGTATGCTAAAATGGGGAGTCCATACTTTTTCACACAATGGGCAGCATGAACAGTTAAATGATGCTGCCCTCTTGAGctattattttccttttccctGTGTAGTGTTGGGTGGGGAATAACAGAAGAGAATTGATATATTAACGAAAAATATTCTTACGTCTCCGGAAATTCAGCAATATCAACCTGTGGTAGGTACTTCATTAATTGCTGCTGTTCTTCATTTGTTAGTTGTCTCGCAAACTCTCCAAAGTTTATAATGTCCTAGCCACAGAAACAACGTATATTTGCACTAAGAACAAAATGCACAATACGCATATTTATCAGAACTCTCAAGACCAGTAATGGAAATGAAGAGAGTATCTAACTGTTGAACCATCCGCTAAGAATCTAAACTGCATCATTTTTCGTATAAGCAGTTACCAAGTAATGGTATTCATGAAAACAAGAGTCACTGCCATCTTGGATCACTGACATGCAAGCTTAAAGTTGCTTTCATAATGGAATCGAGCGAGCTAAAAGACATCACTTACATTTATATCTACATCACATAAGGGTGATTTATGGTTTCCAAGCATTTGTAAGCATTCGTGAAGAGAATCGTCCCtgcaatttgaagaaaaaaataatggtGATTGTTCTTGATTCCAGTAATGTTGACAGCATGAAATTGCACTATTTTCCTAATATAATTGACATTTTTGTCCCCAAGAAAATACTTGGTACATATTCATAGTTCAAGTATTCAGCCACATCTTTTGTGTATTACTCTTGCAAAATGAAGGAAACAATGTCTTATGCCttttcctttgttttcttttcaacaTCATTTTGCTGAGCTTTCCACATAGACCAATTTAACAACTATGGGGAATTCTCAACTTTATAAATTAGATTAGAGCTACCTTTTAATCTGTTCTTGCTGTACTCCTGATCCATAAACATTCTTCATCTTTCCAGTCCTAGATGTTGGAAAATTCATGCCCTTGTTTTCACTACATACAAGAACAGTTGAAGAATGGGGTGAATAGACCTCATTTACCAAGCATTGCTTGTTATCAACTGAAACTGAGCTAGCTTCAGATTCCTCTTCTCGAGCTATCGAGCTTGGATGCCTAATGAGAATACTTCCATGACCTATCTCAACAGAGACCATAGGTTTTTCACTCTCAAAAAGCAGATCATCCTCGGAAGCTTCAGAGAAGTAGGACGATCTCTGCTCACGTAAAATACTATATAGATCTTTAGTTAATTTTTCAACCGGGGACTGCTTTGGACGATTCACACAGGTCCTCTTCCTGGAAGGCACCATGGACTCCCACACTATTGACTGAGATGGACCTTAAGATGGCAAAATTGTGGAAAAATTACAGTCAGAATTACATTGCTCATTGACAAACACATAATAGCACAAAATCACTCGTTCTAACTCAACTAGAGAGATGATGCTTGTTAaaagatataatattaaattttcctTCACCCATTAGCTTAAGCCTCTGggtcaatcggtgatttaagatggtattaAAGCAGGTGGTCCAGTCCAACCCCAACAATGTTATTTCCTCCCCAATTAATATTGAGTTCCACTTATTGGGTCTTTATATTTCAAGTCCACAAGTGAGGGTAGcattagatgatataatattaaatttttcatCACCCATTAGCTTAAGTTTTTGGATCAATCAGTGATTTAAGAATGCTGCATCGGAAAAAACAACCGGAGAGAGTTTGTCAACGAAACAATTCATGAAGTTCAATGATCATGTCAATCCCTGACAGTAGTATCTTTGTGCCTTCTACAGGATTTAAGTTTGTTTCTTGATTTTCAGTACCATTGATGAAGAAACATAGCAGATTTTTATGCATTGGACAGACTTAAGCTTTTCAACTTCCAAAATATGCATTACTTTtcacttttttgaaaaaatattttgtggACCAACCATTTCTTTTAAGTCATTCTTTCTTTTGACATCACTACCTTTCCGCCAACATTTTACTATTTTCTTGACCCTCAGGCTAAACTTGAAACAAAAGATTAGTTTAAGGTTAAACTGACAGAAAAAATGATGCAAGGATGAAAAAAGTGAGAGCTTTCATAATGTTTAGAGAATTAAGCTACAATAATTAGACATAAGATTTCCAGTGGAAGGTTTTAAGAAGTTCTACTAATCATCAAGAATGGATTTCAGTGTTTAACCTGTCAAATCACTTGCATCTGCACTGCTGAAATGGGCACAACTCTCAGGATTAGATATGGCCGATCCAGAACTGGATCTATTGCTCGTATCTTCATCCACTACTCTATGGTAACCCTGACCCTGATCGGGAATCATCCACCCAATTGATCCATCTGCTTGTTGCAGCTTTCTTTTCAGCAGTTTAActtctttgtttttatttattgaaatgcTCTTCACCCTAGAAACCCTGTGATCTTCATATTCATCAGGATCGGCCCGAGCATGCAAAGGGGTATAGTTTGCAAGCGTTCCTTTAGTCCTCCATCGAGATCCGCATGCATTGCATAATACCGGTTTATCAGGAGGTCCATTACGCCAAAGAGGAGTGCCTGTCCCAGCACTTGGACATTAGATACTCGAAAGTTAAGATTAATGTGCAAGTACAGAAGATTCTCAgtgtataataattaaattacctaAATTAACAATAAGGAAACTGTAGAATTTTCAatacaacaaaacaaagaacaataGTCATCCAACTGTTATCCATTTTTTCACAAGAATGCAACAAGTTTCTGGTAGGAAAATGCATAGAGATGGTATAACAAAATGTTTTCCTCTAAATTTATTGCATTTGCAGTAAACCATTTACAAAAAGTTGATATCTCACAACCAGAGCTCACATTATAGTGTATACATAATATTGAGCAGTTGCAGGCAAATTTGATCAAAACCAATGTGACATGAGGCAGACCATAGTTGTGAGCACTATGACGAATGGCACTTGATAGAATCTCAAACATTTCCCAtatagaaaaacaaacatggaGAACTTAGGCCATGGAAAATATGTATTTGAATTACTTAAGTTAGAAACTATAGTTCAAAGTTCAATCAAGGAGAAAATCACATTTAACTCAAGGAGAATGGTTAATCTATTGAAAGATATTAGCAAGTACCAAGTAACTACAACATTAATTACGTCAACTGATTTCATATAATTGAAGAATTTGAAAGGTTGGCTTAAGTTGATTTAACAAGTTCATCCACTTTAGAGTACATATTATCAGTGAAAATTGAAATTGCTGCTCCACTCATAAGAAGAAATCTGTCGTGTATAAGATGAAACCTTCCTTATGATGAAACAATGTACGGGAAAAATCAGTTAATTCCATTTAGTAAATTAACCATAGACACATATCAGACCACACATGAAACTGGTTTTGAATTATTCGTTGACACTCCAGTCTGGTTCTAGAACCATTAGAGATTGGCATTGAGAACTTTTTTCACTAGCATAATTGATCTGATTTGAGTCCAACAAAATTAACATTGAAACAGAAACCAACACAAAACAATTGAAACTTGTAATGTCAGGGAAGTTCAGATTTCAGAAAGTTAAATGATGAATCACACAAGTTATAAATGTATATGATCACCAGTCACCTGCTAGACTTCAAATACAAAAACATGAATTGTGATTGAACACAACATGAAGGTCAATGACAACTGATGAGAAATGATGCTGCACATTATTATGTACCCAACAACAAAACAGTCCACAATTCAAAAAAAACATACTAATCAGTATAAATGTTAAGCTCATAGGATGAAATcaccaattaattacaatacAATTGGTTGATGAATGAGTTGAGAGATCTAAATGCATTCACTCCTGAAGAAACTCAGCTCAAAGAAGTGCCCaccaacccccccccccccccccccccgcccccccccccccccccccgccccCCGGAAGAAACATTAGAACACTATAGTTCAAAGAGTAAACATATATCTTtgattgaattttgtttcttctttgtgTTCTTTTATAAAATCCTCTCCCAATTCacaaactcagaggaatttacacatTCAAGCAAACAAGAGCATTGGCAGATACAAAAATTATAGAAACCAAGCTGAAAATCAACATTCTTTTGAGAAAATTGCAGAGAAACCAGacaagaaacaaacaaaaactaaacaacTATACAAAATGGAGAAACAAGAACTCACTTGTAACTCCACAGTGACAGCAAGGTCCATGCTTTCCCATATCActctctttttccctttttttgtgttctttttcctatttatttaaatatttggttCAAGAGAAAATTCGAAGAAACTTTGActtaaataacttatttattcacaaaaaaaggaaaaaaatcaagaaaaattaagaaatatgaTTGTTTTGTTAAAAATCTGTAAGCATATACACCTGGGTTACAAAAAGAGGGCTGTCTACAACAAACCCAGAAGGGAAAAATTTgcagaaagaaaaaggaaggcaGAAAAAACCCAGAAGAGTTATATGTTCAAAAGtccaaaaaaaatgagagaaaaaaagggTAAAATCAAGAGGAAATGAAGGAATTGAGATGGGTTTTTTGGTTAAGAATCAGCGAAATCCAATGGAGAAGAAAGGACCATTGAAGGAATCTAATAAATGGCTGTGGAAAAAGAATGGTGAAAtggttgaggaagaagaagggggtGGGTTGAAAGAGAGGCCTTTGTGACTATGTGCTAAATTCcttaattgtttaaaaataaataaataaattaattaattaattaaaaataaaaaatatatatataaaaagaaaaagaaagaaagagaaagaagaaattaTTATTCAGGTTTGCTTTATGTTTTTTTGGTTTACTATTGAAAGAATTTCATCTCCAACGCCATACTCAATTATACCTCCCtcttgaaaattattttaattgataaaatttattaaaaaaaaatatttacaaaatatagtaaaatatttatctttgtctatcttccatcaacatttaattatatcaggtaattattttaatttatttttgttatatttgaaaatggttCTATGTTTATTAATACttaataaagataaatatttatacctctattaaaaattattttaaatgataaaattgataaaaatatttataaaatatagtactggtaaaattttgttatatcacttaactattttgattattttgttatatcACTTaactattttgatttatttgttatatttgaaaacggTTCACATTTATTTATACTTAGtaaagataaatatatattagaaaattgTAGAGTTTAATATCCAATTTGACTGTGGACTTTTCGGCTTTCAAGCTCTGAAGTCTTTGCTAAATTTTTCAAAACCCCACAATTTGTTGGgtatttttttactaaaatacCCCTGGCTAGAATACagaaagaatatatatttatttaatatggcTTGGAATTGTTCAATTTTGTGAGGAGGCCAAAAAAACATAGTTCCATTGGCAGAAGGAAACAGaaggttttttttgtttttgctttcttctttgttttctttttaattccttttttttatttatttattttccttctttttttaaaaaaaattatataatttgttttagaCAGAGGGATACGACATGTCGTCTGCTTTGGGCAtatcactctcactctctcattTCGTTAtccaattttttccttttctttttctttgaaaaatacattttgttttcccctattttctttaattattgtTTTCATATTTGGTAAAGAAACATGGAAATTTATAGTCAAATTtcaatagagaaaaaaataatacattTTTGGTCCCTTCAATTTTGAATCTAGTTTTAATTTGgtgtttatgttttaaaatgttacatatttaattcttgagttttaaatttggtttcattttagttcataagtttcaaaatgttacaattttatccgtgagatttgagttttgttttaatttagtttttagatttcaagatttatatttttaatctcaatttttcaCCAAATAATCACTTTTAGTCTTTAATGTTAAtgcatattaattaattttaaacaataaaataattataacaaattaagttcactatttttcatccttgtttaaaatttataatttaaatttcacttcattattttaaattaattaatagaaagtaACGGTAATTATTGAAAGTGggtatttaataataaaaaaaaaggattaaaactgtaaatcttaaaacttagagaccaaattgaaacaaaactgaaatctcaaaagaaaaattataatattagaaatttataAACTAAGAAACAAATctcaaaacttaagaattaaatgtgttgtattttaaaatctagagaTTAAATGGAAGCTAAATCCAAAATgtagaaacaaaaatatatttttccttttcaataataaaaaataatttttttaaaaattttcaaaagtacatttttgttttttaaaatttgactaaaaatttatatatttttttgagaaatttgaAAAGCTTAGCATAAAAATATTGAGGAAAGaagcttaaatttcaaaaatttaaaactaaaaacgaaatcATTAATCAAAACATTTAGGACCAAGCgtaaaacaaattataaaacaaatCAAGTTTTAAGTCATATTATCTTGTTATCACCAATAAATTTTGcataaaattttctaaattattaaaaataaaaaagttaaagGCTTGTCTGTttcttttgataaataaatttttaattgagaaaatggTAACTTGAGCCTTGTATTTTCAAAATAgatctaaatttttatttaaataattaagggctagttgcataaatggaattcaagcaaaaaataatagaatatgtagtataagataaaataattgcatatatggaacaaaaatggtaaaagaccaAAAAAATCCACGTCCAGCCACCATTTTGCGCGTTGCTTctcgattttctcaaattgaaagttatcaccGATAGTTGCTATAAgtaatagctttcaatttgagaaatgtgtTATCAGTGACTATtactgatagctgctattagtaattatcactaatagctgctatcagtggtagcttttcaatttgagaagtgCGCTATCAGtaaatatcactgatagttgctatcagtggtaactttcaatttgagaagtatGATACTAGttactatcattgatagttgcaATCAATGACACTGCTATCAAcaataactttcaatttaagaaatgtgCTATTAGTTGCTATGACTAATAActgctatcagttgctatcagtgatgCTGCTATCGGtgaatatcactgatagctactaTTAGTGATAACAAACGATAGCCGCTAccagtgatagctttcaattcgAGAAATGTGTTATCCATtgatatcattgatagttgTTATTAGTGATGTTACTATTAGttatagttttcaatttgagaaatgcgctatcagttgctatcattGATATGTTTCTGGCAATGATAGCCAAATAGCGGTTATTCCTGATATGTTTCTATCAACGATAatgttttgatatttttttgtttgaatttgataTCATATTATACTTGTTTGTAAATAATCGggatttttgattaatttgttgaTACATGTAGTGTGTTTATATATTGTTATTGATGCATATAAATATAGAATAATATCCTTCTACATTGATAGTTATAAAAGATATCATTGATAATTATTGTTAGTGATATTTTCTATTGCTATCAATATAAAAGATATCACTTAAGAtatttatgtattatgtaatgtttGGAAAGATGATGAGACTAGGAAGATGACAACAGAAATTGGAtaaagtaaagaaaataaaaataaacaagagaaagatttaaaaaaaaaatcagagagagaaagaaattaaaaaaatcagagaaaggaaagaaagttaaaaaaaaaataaaaaacctgagaaaaaaataaaataaggagaaaaataaaaaaaaattaaaagaaaataaatgaaagaaaaaaaccggagaaaaaaaataaagaaaaaaaaaagaaaaaaagaaagagaagaagaagacataCAACAGAACAACGGAaggcaaaattaaaaattagaaaataatcaAAAATTGATTAGTCAACACTTTCATATTTGTAAATATCTTAAAGAGgtattatatttttagattttttttttttatagttgtaTCTATTACAAATCaagtatttatgaaaataatgttaaattaGAATGATTATTTATGTGATGTTAAAAGAACTAAAGTTAAATAATATGAAAGATATATatagatcaaattttaaaagtttaagatgaaaataaaatttatcaacAACAATGTTTCTTTACCtccacaaaataaatttttgaataaTTGTTTAGTGGGGCATTATTCCCTCATAATAACAAGAAGAGGTTTTCTAAAATGTGAAATGATATATATTTCGACAAAAGGATTTGGATGTGAGAACGAATGTGAATTCAAGATAAATACTTTGAACCAATTGATATTAATAACTTCAAATGTATTTACGGTGACAGAACTAAAAATGGATGCAAATTACATCTAAACCGACCCTAATAAATGTACATGTAACATGCGAAAGCATAAAGGACtaaaatacaaattttctttaaacTTCATTTTTCATAGTAACTTTTTGAAGGGGTTCAAATTAACGTATGTATGGTGACAAATGAAACtaaaatttatacaaatttacTTCTTAAAAAACCCTAATGAATGTACATGAAACAAATACAAGTTTActtaaaaacttaaattttgataataacTTTTTGAAGAGGTCCAAACTAAATGTCCATAGGCCTTGGTCCTACATGTCACCCAAAAgtcataaaaagaaaagaaaattgattggGAAATCAAGAGGGTTAGTCATACCCCTAAAGCAAGGTCACCAGCTTAATTGCTAAGAAATTAATGAAATCAAACAatgtttagaaaaaataaattagaaaataaaatctaaatgaaGTATTTTATGAGATCAGTTGGTGGGATCtcaaatatgttattttttgaGCTAAACAACAACCAAAACAAGCCCATAAATTAGGTTGGTTAGATGTTAACCTAGAATCCTTGTTTTTGGCTtcatctatttcttttttaaagaattttttttaataaaaaaatggctaaattatatatataaaaaaatacctttgaactttgtattttgggtcaaaaatactcttgaactttcaaaagtttcaaaaatacctttaaactttAGAAAAGAGTTCAAGAATATCCTTACCGTTAATTTTAGATGGATTTCGTTAATGTTTTGTGTCAAAAGTAcaattgaactttcaaaagttttaaaatacctttaacatttaaaaataaagtttaaaaatactCCTATAAttagtatatgaacaaaaaCGGTTAATACCtcattacaaaaataattataacatttcaaaagaaaaaagttaaaaaatgttCTTCCATTATTAGTCATATGCTTTATTTGAAGTGggcaattttttttagatacaCTAATGTCAAGAAGTTCACAAAAAGAGGAGTGCTAACAGTGTAGTGAAGAAGAGaggtgagaaaaaaaaaagggaaaatagaGAAGTAAGATACTATTAATGGTTTTTGTTCatatatttgaatgactttttttagtttaacggtatttttgaaatttttaaaaattttgatgtATTTTTAGCACAAAATACTAATAGTATCTATTCAAAACTAAccttaaggatattttttaatttatttaaaaaatttaagtgtatttttgaaacttttaaaagttcaagaatattttttaatttgtataatTATGTCAAAAatgtgttttaaaaaaattgaaaatgtttcTTTTCTAGTTAcccttctttttatttatttttagataagGATCCTTCTTTTTGTTTAGAAAAACCTTTTTTTCCCCTCAATTATTGTCATGGTTAGTTGTTTCCTTAGTACTTCTAACaccattaatattaataataaaacgttaaactacacaaaatagttttaaattttgaataggTGTTTCAATTGTgtcttgaaatttgaaaaattccatttttaccTTTGGTCCTTGAAATTTGTTCTGAAAAAA comes from the Benincasa hispida cultivar B227 chromosome 5, ASM972705v1, whole genome shotgun sequence genome and includes:
- the LOC120078439 gene encoding GATA transcription factor 26-like; the encoded protein is MGKHGPCCHCGVTSTPLWRNGPPDKPVLCNACGSRWRTKGTLANYTPLHARADPDEYEDHRVSRVKSISINKNKEVKLLKRKLQQADGSIGWMIPDQGQGYHRVVDEDTSNRSSSGSAISNPESCAHFSSADASDLTGPSQSIVWESMVPSRKRTCVNRPKQSPVEKLTKDLYSILREQRSSYFSEASEDDLLFESEKPMVSVEIGHGSILIRHPSSIAREEESEASSVSVDNKQCLVNEVYSPHSSTVLVCSENKGMNFPTSRTGKMKNVYGSGVQQEQIKRDDSLHECLQMLGNHKSPLCDVDINDIINFGEFARQLTNEEQQQLMKYLPQVDIAEFPETLESMFNSPYFKENLTSFQQLLSEGVFDASFLGTKIEDCKTLKRLVLYNSSKSKWVESYHQLKKCKNGSKGPFLSHANASVSSNFMNVKQLRESYNQNISEVKTIMKSPKRLVMKENKDPGKNDGSCFSPRSLFALPPDGSSLMLESLRFVEESSDQDLLLDVRSNSSFPQAELLHPTSHSGGRQASTCSSSVHPHLVHH